A genomic segment from Geitlerinema sp. PCC 7407 encodes:
- the gvpC gene encoding gas vesicle protein GvpC, with protein MVALKQQWQVQRQQRHQDAAQRRQQVRQTLASIQQERQARTLRLRRDLDAFQAQLHQDSRDRHQRQQQFRQQLHQETQAFLASAGQQRRAMAQEMAQTLEAYVASLQASTAQFLALTAAERSLMAQQIHRDLRQFHADLTGAIAALRHTLQGEVQALRAAVQADLATHQQQRCLMKAQMTRDLALFLKTLRSDVQSYLWELELVRKDQAYQLRQRLDRSRSDRAQTLTRLTQDWATLRRDLQQYRQTLRSQVWGDDSGTSDALEAVVPSVAIPVIPPAGSAIALQRPVAIEPPSIEKQVYAYLHNVRGAKLSEIELALGINRVQTVDALKALIQKGLISQRDRVYHTQEEAVL; from the coding sequence ATGGTTGCACTGAAGCAGCAGTGGCAGGTCCAGCGGCAGCAGCGTCATCAAGATGCTGCCCAGCGTCGCCAGCAGGTGCGGCAGACGTTGGCATCAATCCAGCAAGAACGGCAGGCGCGAACGCTCCGGCTGCGCCGAGATCTCGACGCTTTTCAGGCGCAGCTGCACCAAGATAGTCGAGACCGCCACCAGCGGCAGCAGCAGTTTCGGCAGCAGCTACACCAGGAGACCCAGGCGTTTTTGGCGAGCGCGGGCCAGCAGCGTCGGGCGATGGCCCAGGAAATGGCCCAAACCCTCGAAGCCTACGTGGCGTCTTTGCAGGCGAGCACGGCTCAGTTTTTGGCGCTGACGGCGGCGGAGCGATCGCTGATGGCCCAGCAAATTCATCGAGACCTGCGCCAGTTTCACGCGGACCTGACCGGGGCGATCGCCGCCCTGCGCCACACCCTTCAAGGCGAAGTCCAGGCCCTGCGCGCGGCGGTTCAGGCTGATTTGGCGACTCACCAGCAGCAGCGCTGCCTGATGAAAGCCCAGATGACCCGAGATCTGGCTTTATTTCTCAAGACGCTGCGATCGGACGTGCAGAGCTATCTGTGGGAGCTGGAGCTGGTGCGCAAGGATCAGGCCTATCAGCTGCGCCAGCGTCTGGATCGCTCTCGCAGCGATCGCGCCCAAACCCTGACCCGCCTGACCCAGGACTGGGCAACCCTGCGCCGCGACTTGCAGCAGTACCGGCAAACCCTGCGATCGCAGGTGTGGGGTGACGACTCCGGCACTTCTGATGCCCTGGAGGCCGTCGTTCCCTCGGTGGCTATCCCCGTGATTCCTCCGGCGGGGTCGGCGATCGCCCTTCAGCGTCCCGTGGCGATCGAGCCCCCCAGCATCGAAAAGCAGGTCTACGCCTACCTGCACAACGTTCGCGGCGCCAAACTCTCCGAAATCGAGCTGGCCCTGGGAATTAACCGCGTCCAAACTGTGGACGCCCTCAAAGCCCTGATCCAAAAAGGTTTAATTAGTCAGCGCGATCGCGTTTACCACACCCAAGAGGAAGCTGTTCTGTGA
- a CDS encoding gas vesicle protein has translation MTYSPPAPKGRGAIATATSGSTLADILERVLDKGIVIAGDISVSVGSTELLNIRIRLLISSVDKAREIGVNWWESDPYLSSKANALSASNQELQARIESLESELRQLRQAAGLALQAAPTTTEYSPTQQPRE, from the coding sequence GTGACCTACAGCCCCCCTGCCCCCAAAGGTCGAGGCGCGATCGCCACGGCCACCTCGGGGTCAACCCTGGCCGACATCCTAGAGCGGGTCCTGGACAAAGGCATTGTGATTGCCGGCGATATCTCCGTGTCCGTTGGCTCCACCGAGCTGCTGAATATTCGCATTCGCTTGCTGATTTCGTCCGTGGACAAGGCCCGCGAAATCGGCGTCAACTGGTGGGAAAGCGACCCCTACCTCAGCAGCAAAGCCAACGCCCTGAGCGCCTCTAATCAAGAACTCCAGGCCCGCATCGAAAGCCTCGAAAGCGAGCTGCGACAGCTGCGCCAAGCCGCTGGGCTTGCCCTTCAGGCGGCCCCGACGACCACCGAATATAGCCCGACCCAACAACCTCGCGAATAG
- the gvpA gene encoding gas vesicle structural protein GvpA, protein MAVEKVNSSSSLAEVVDRILDKGIVIDAWVRVSLVGIELLAVEARIVIASVETYLKYAEAVGLTSQAAVPAA, encoded by the coding sequence ATGGCTGTCGAAAAAGTGAACTCTTCCTCCAGCTTGGCCGAAGTTGTTGACCGGATCCTGGACAAAGGAATCGTTATAGATGCATGGGTGCGCGTTTCTTTGGTGGGTATTGAACTGTTGGCAGTGGAAGCCCGAATCGTGATTGCTTCTGTGGAAACCTATCTAAAGTATGCAGAAGCCGTGGGTCTGACCTCTCAGGCAGCCGTGCCCGCAGCTTAG
- the gvpN gene encoding gas vesicle protein GvpN, giving the protein MTTILQARSRNFVSTPAVERVTRRALRYLQSGFSVHLRGAAGTGKTTLAMHLADLLTRPIMLVFGDDEFKTSDLIGNQLGYTRKKVVDNFIHSVVKVEDELRQNWVDSRLTMACREGFTLVYDEFNRSRPEVNNVLLAALEEKLLVLPPSSNRTEYIRVSPHFRAIFTSNPEEYCGVHSTQDALLDRLVTINLPEPDELTQQEILVQKASVDRASALLIVRLVRAFRQRTTNTDKSSGLRSCLMVAKVCQDHNIVARPHDPDFRDVCSDVLLSRSSLPLKEATQFLWELLNDPAYQDLESGLESALGVSPAEPAPAIAPLPEESTSEAPPETLAETQPEAEPDTLEAPEALAEEAAPAHLEETLPPLAEAAIALAHDLEALAADLTPPVPEESLASPEQAIYAYLQESQGARLSELEGALGFSRIQTVNALKSLTEKGAVLVQRDGSVVPVS; this is encoded by the coding sequence GTGACCACGATCTTGCAAGCACGCTCCCGCAACTTTGTCAGCACCCCCGCTGTCGAGCGTGTCACGCGTCGAGCCCTCCGCTACCTGCAATCGGGTTTCTCGGTCCACTTGCGTGGCGCTGCCGGCACCGGCAAAACCACCCTGGCCATGCACCTCGCCGATCTCCTTACCCGGCCCATCATGCTGGTGTTTGGGGACGATGAATTCAAAACCTCTGACCTCATTGGTAACCAGCTCGGCTACACCCGCAAAAAAGTCGTCGATAACTTCATTCACAGCGTGGTGAAAGTCGAAGATGAGCTGCGCCAAAACTGGGTTGACTCTCGGCTGACCATGGCCTGCCGGGAAGGATTCACCTTGGTGTATGACGAGTTCAACCGATCGCGCCCCGAAGTCAACAACGTCTTGCTGGCGGCCCTAGAAGAAAAGCTGCTGGTGCTGCCCCCCAGCTCAAACCGCACTGAATACATTCGGGTTAGCCCTCATTTTCGGGCGATCTTCACCTCCAACCCAGAGGAATACTGCGGGGTCCACAGCACCCAAGACGCTCTCCTCGATCGCCTCGTCACCATCAACTTGCCAGAGCCCGATGAGCTCACCCAGCAAGAAATCCTGGTCCAAAAAGCCAGCGTCGATCGCGCCAGCGCCCTCTTGATCGTGCGCTTGGTGCGGGCCTTTCGCCAGCGCACCACCAACACCGACAAGTCCTCGGGCCTGCGGTCCTGCCTGATGGTGGCCAAGGTCTGCCAAGACCACAACATCGTGGCGCGGCCCCACGACCCCGATTTCCGGGACGTGTGCAGCGACGTGCTGCTGTCACGCAGCTCTCTGCCGCTCAAGGAAGCGACGCAGTTCCTGTGGGAGCTGCTGAACGATCCGGCCTACCAAGATTTGGAGTCGGGGCTGGAGTCGGCTCTGGGCGTCAGTCCTGCCGAGCCTGCCCCCGCGATCGCGCCCCTTCCCGAGGAGAGCACCAGCGAGGCACCCCCCGAAACCCTGGCCGAAACCCAGCCGGAAGCAGAGCCTGACACGCTAGAAGCGCCTGAAGCTTTAGCAGAAGAGGCGGCTCCCGCCCACCTCGAAGAAACCCTGCCTCCCCTGGCCGAAGCGGCGATCGCCCTGGCCCACGATCTGGAGGCCCTGGCGGCGGACCTGACCCCCCCAGTCCCTGAAGAATCACTGGCATCCCCAGAGCAGGCGATCTACGCTTATTTGCAGGAGTCCCAGGGTGCCCGCTTGTCCGAGCTTGAAGGTGCCCTTGGCTTCAGCCGCATTCAGACGGTCAATGCCCTCAAGTCCCTGACCGAAAAGGGCGCCGTGCTGGTGCAGCGAGACGGTTCTGTGGTGCCGGTCTCCTAA
- a CDS encoding endonuclease/exonuclease/phosphatase family protein produces MELIVMSLNLRYDKPDPGTAAWSVRREAVTALVSYYAPDLMGSQEGQAHQLLDLHRHLKDYQSLGGDRLGNGRGEACAIFYRPQRLTCREWGEFWLSETPEAPGSITPSWGNLLPRMVTWACFSSTYLAAPLLVFNTHFDYGSATARDRSAQLLRARIAQMVVSRAERWGMGPLVLVLGDFNAGPGDRARRTLQGAIAPDLHLVDTVATLPPEDQLTFHDFSGVAFDAVDTIYCDRRLRLQWVTVDRQSWQGIWPSDHHPVVASVRAEGPV; encoded by the coding sequence ATGGAACTGATCGTCATGAGCTTGAACTTGCGCTATGACAAACCAGATCCTGGCACGGCTGCGTGGAGTGTTCGGCGAGAGGCCGTAACGGCTCTTGTCTCTTATTATGCCCCAGATTTGATGGGTTCTCAGGAAGGTCAAGCCCATCAACTTTTGGACTTGCACCGTCATTTGAAAGATTACCAAAGTTTGGGCGGCGATCGCTTGGGTAATGGCCGAGGGGAAGCCTGTGCTATTTTTTATCGGCCCCAGCGTCTGACCTGCCGAGAGTGGGGAGAGTTTTGGCTGAGCGAAACCCCCGAAGCCCCAGGCAGCATAACGCCGAGCTGGGGCAATCTGCTGCCGCGAATGGTGACGTGGGCCTGCTTTTCGTCTACGTATTTGGCAGCGCCGCTGCTGGTGTTTAATACCCATTTTGACTATGGCAGCGCGACAGCCCGCGATCGCAGCGCCCAGCTGCTGCGGGCCCGGATTGCTCAGATGGTGGTGTCTCGGGCGGAGCGCTGGGGAATGGGGCCGCTGGTGCTGGTGCTGGGCGACTTCAACGCTGGGCCTGGCGATCGGGCTCGCCGCACGCTGCAAGGGGCGATCGCGCCGGACCTGCACCTGGTGGACACCGTGGCAACGCTGCCGCCTGAGGACCAGCTAACGTTTCATGATTTTTCTGGGGTTGCCTTTGATGCGGTGGACACGATCTACTGCGATCGCCGTCTGCGGCTCCAGTGGGTTACGGTCGATCGCCAGTCTTGGCAGGGAATCTGGCCTTCAGATCACCATCCCGTTGTGGCCTCTGTGCGTGCCGAGGGACCGGTTTAA
- a CDS encoding CsbD family protein, giving the protein MSLEDRAKAAAKNIEGKAQEAKGEVTGDPQDKAAGKAKQTEAEARNTVENAKDKMKRAID; this is encoded by the coding sequence ATGAGTCTTGAAGATAGAGCAAAAGCAGCCGCTAAAAACATTGAGGGAAAAGCGCAAGAAGCCAAGGGAGAAGTCACCGGCGATCCCCAAGACAAGGCTGCTGGCAAAGCTAAGCAAACTGAGGCAGAAGCTCGCAACACGGTAGAAAACGCGAAAGATAAGATGAAGCGAGCGATTGACTAA
- a CDS encoding site-2 protease family protein, giving the protein MITALILLVALAILAWGFYRARPYGKVGIFAWLQSVALMLPWLLFFGLAAAGIYLNIVGVIFLLVASTAVYILLGRQLRAAGQKGALPRRAAAIADAAAEAASEETPAIAQPQEPEPAFTPVPAEDLQKMRGLFGIETFFATETIPYQDGVIFKGNLRGEPAATHERLSSALTEQLGDRYRLFLVENQDQKPVVIVLPSANDPPKGGLAQKVFAVPLFLATVATCLERGGLQLGVDVLSDPQRLQDALPLGLGILAVILLHEVGHWVTARRYKIRLSWPYFIPAWQLGSFGAITRFESLLPNRTVLFDIAFAGPAVGALLSLVMLVVGLLLSIPSGLPQPLPGYFETVPTEFFEGSILVGTLARVILGAELKDTVVNIHPLMAVGWLGLVITALNLLPAGQLDGGRIVQAIYGRRVAARLTVGTLILLAIASLANPLALYWGVLVLFLQRQPERPTLEELTEPNDARAALALLALFLTVMTLFPLTPSLAGRLGIGG; this is encoded by the coding sequence ATGATTACGGCTCTAATCTTGCTGGTTGCGCTGGCGATTTTGGCGTGGGGCTTTTACCGGGCGCGGCCCTACGGGAAAGTCGGGATTTTTGCCTGGCTCCAGTCCGTGGCGCTGATGCTGCCGTGGCTGCTGTTTTTTGGGCTGGCGGCGGCGGGGATCTACCTCAATATTGTGGGGGTGATTTTCCTGCTGGTGGCGTCCACGGCGGTGTACATCTTGCTGGGACGACAGCTGCGGGCAGCGGGTCAAAAAGGCGCTCTTCCCCGTCGGGCGGCGGCGATCGCCGATGCCGCAGCAGAAGCCGCCAGCGAGGAAACCCCCGCGATCGCGCAACCCCAGGAGCCTGAGCCCGCCTTTACCCCCGTCCCGGCCGAGGACCTGCAAAAAATGCGGGGGCTGTTTGGCATTGAGACCTTTTTTGCCACAGAGACGATTCCCTATCAGGACGGGGTCATTTTCAAGGGCAATCTGCGGGGTGAGCCAGCGGCAACCCACGAGCGCCTGTCATCTGCGTTGACGGAGCAGTTGGGCGATCGCTACCGCCTCTTCTTGGTCGAGAACCAAGACCAAAAGCCCGTGGTCATCGTCCTGCCTAGCGCTAATGATCCACCAAAAGGCGGCTTGGCCCAAAAAGTCTTTGCGGTGCCGCTGTTTCTAGCGACCGTGGCCACCTGCCTGGAGCGCGGGGGCTTGCAGCTGGGCGTGGATGTCCTCAGCGATCCCCAGCGATTGCAGGATGCGCTGCCCCTGGGACTGGGGATTTTGGCGGTGATTTTGCTCCATGAGGTGGGCCACTGGGTCACCGCCCGCCGCTATAAAATTCGCCTGAGCTGGCCCTATTTCATTCCGGCGTGGCAGCTCGGCTCCTTCGGCGCGATTACTCGCTTTGAGTCTCTGCTGCCCAACCGGACGGTGCTGTTTGACATTGCCTTTGCGGGGCCAGCGGTGGGGGCGCTCTTGTCCCTGGTGATGCTGGTGGTGGGGCTGCTGCTGTCGATTCCCAGCGGCCTACCGCAGCCGCTGCCGGGCTACTTTGAAACGGTGCCGACGGAGTTCTTCGAGGGCTCGATTTTGGTTGGGACCCTAGCGCGGGTGATTTTGGGAGCAGAGCTAAAAGACACGGTAGTCAATATCCATCCTCTGATGGCGGTTGGCTGGCTGGGTCTGGTGATTACGGCGCTGAACTTGCTGCCAGCGGGCCAGCTCGATGGCGGCAGAATAGTGCAGGCGATCTATGGACGCCGGGTGGCGGCGCGCTTGACGGTAGGCACGTTAATTTTGTTAGCGATCGCCTCCCTCGCAAATCCCCTAGCTTTGTACTGGGGGGTATTGGTGCTCTTTTTACAGCGCCAGCCAGAGCGTCCCACCCTAGAGGAGCTGACCGAGCCCAATGACGCTCGAGCGGCTTTAGCACTTTTGGCGCTTTTTTTGACGGTCATGACCCTTTTTCCGCTGACGCCGAGCCTGGCAGGACGTCTCGGTATTGGTGGGTAA
- the uvrB gene encoding excinuclease ABC subunit UvrB: protein MAEFRLEAPYQPTGDQPQAIAQLTKNLQSGKRFQTLLGATGTGKTYTCAKVIETIGKPTLVLAHNKTLAAQLCNELREFFPHNAVEYFISYYDYYQPEAYIPVTDTYIEKTASINEEIDMLRHSATRSLFERRDVIVVASISCIYGLGIPAEYLKAAIPLRVGAEVNQRQILRDLTSVQYTRNDLDIGRGRFRVKGDVLEIGPAYEDRIIRVEFFGDEIDAIRYIDPVTGATLQSLQSVSIYPARHFVTPEDRLAIACDDIEAELNQRLDFLEKENKLLEAQRLEQRTRYDLEMLREVGYCNGVENYSRHLAGRQAGEPPECLIDYFPQDWLLVIDESHVTVPQIRAMYNGDQARKRVLVDHGFRLPSAADNRPLKAEEFWTKVSQCIFVSATPGDWEVEQSEQAVVEQIIRPTGVVDPEIFVRPTEGQVDDLLSEIQERVSRKERVLITTLTKRMAEDLTEYLQERAVQVRYLHSEINSIERIEILQDLREGHFDVLIGVNLLREGLDLPEVSLVAILDADKEGFLRAERSLIQTIGRAARHVRGQAILYADNLTDSMAKAISETERRRRIQTAHNLKHGITPQPIVRRSKNAILSFLEVSRRLNAQELELAYEQVDDLPLEDIPALITQLEAQMKEAAKNLEFEEAAKFRDRIKQLREKLLGRRS, encoded by the coding sequence ATGGCTGAGTTTCGTCTCGAAGCCCCCTACCAGCCCACGGGCGACCAGCCCCAGGCGATCGCGCAACTCACAAAAAATCTTCAGTCCGGCAAACGCTTCCAAACCCTGCTCGGAGCGACCGGCACCGGCAAAACCTACACCTGCGCCAAAGTCATCGAGACCATTGGCAAGCCCACCCTGGTTTTGGCCCACAACAAAACCCTCGCAGCCCAGCTCTGCAACGAACTGCGAGAGTTTTTCCCCCACAACGCCGTCGAGTACTTCATCAGCTACTACGACTACTACCAGCCCGAGGCCTACATCCCCGTCACCGACACCTACATCGAGAAAACGGCCTCTATTAACGAAGAAATCGACATGCTCCGGCACTCGGCGACGCGATCGCTCTTTGAGCGCCGGGACGTCATCGTCGTTGCTTCCATCAGCTGCATCTATGGCCTCGGCATCCCCGCCGAATATCTCAAGGCCGCCATTCCCCTGCGGGTCGGAGCCGAGGTCAACCAGCGGCAAATCCTGCGGGACCTCACGTCTGTCCAGTACACCCGCAATGACCTTGACATCGGGCGCGGTCGCTTCCGGGTAAAAGGCGATGTCCTAGAAATTGGCCCCGCCTACGAAGATCGGATTATTCGCGTCGAGTTCTTCGGTGATGAAATTGACGCCATCCGCTACATCGATCCGGTGACCGGCGCGACGCTCCAGAGCCTCCAGTCCGTGAGCATTTATCCCGCTCGCCACTTTGTCACCCCCGAGGATCGCCTAGCGATCGCCTGCGACGACATCGAGGCGGAGCTCAATCAGCGCCTTGATTTCCTAGAAAAAGAAAACAAGCTCCTGGAAGCCCAGCGCCTGGAGCAGCGCACTCGCTACGACCTCGAAATGCTGCGAGAAGTGGGCTACTGCAACGGCGTCGAGAACTACTCCCGTCACCTGGCTGGCCGACAGGCGGGCGAGCCGCCGGAGTGCCTGATCGACTACTTTCCCCAGGACTGGCTGCTGGTGATCGATGAGTCCCACGTCACCGTGCCCCAGATTCGGGCGATGTACAACGGAGACCAGGCCCGCAAGCGGGTGCTGGTGGACCACGGTTTCCGGCTGCCCAGCGCCGCCGACAATCGCCCCCTCAAAGCAGAGGAATTTTGGACCAAGGTGAGCCAGTGCATCTTTGTGTCGGCGACGCCCGGAGACTGGGAGGTTGAGCAGTCTGAGCAGGCGGTGGTGGAGCAGATCATTCGACCGACGGGGGTGGTCGATCCAGAGATTTTTGTGCGGCCGACCGAGGGACAGGTAGACGATCTGCTGAGCGAAATCCAGGAGCGAGTCTCGCGCAAGGAGCGGGTGCTGATCACGACCCTCACCAAGCGGATGGCAGAAGACCTGACCGAGTACCTGCAAGAGCGCGCTGTGCAGGTCCGCTACTTGCACTCAGAAATCAATTCCATTGAGCGAATTGAAATTTTGCAGGATCTGCGGGAGGGGCACTTTGATGTGCTGATCGGGGTGAACCTGCTGCGGGAGGGGTTGGACCTGCCGGAGGTGTCTTTGGTGGCGATCCTGGATGCAGACAAGGAGGGTTTCTTGCGGGCGGAGCGATCGCTGATCCAGACCATCGGTCGGGCGGCTCGTCACGTGCGCGGTCAGGCGATCCTCTATGCCGACAACCTGACCGACAGCATGGCAAAGGCCATCAGTGAAACCGAGCGCCGCCGCAGGATTCAGACTGCGCACAATCTCAAGCATGGCATTACGCCTCAGCCGATCGTGCGCCGCTCGAAGAACGCGATTTTGTCGTTCTTGGAGGTCTCGCGCCGCCTGAATGCCCAAGAGCTGGAGTTGGCCTATGAGCAGGTGGACGATCTGCCCCTAGAAGACATCCCAGCGCTGATTACGCAGCTAGAGGCGCAGATGAAAGAAGCGGCCAAAAATCTGGAGTTCGAAGAGGCAGCGAAATTCCGCGATCGCATCAAGCAGCTCCGTGAGAAACTGCTTGGTCGGCGCAGCTAA
- a CDS encoding PIN domain-containing protein, whose protein sequence is MLAPPSVLFVFDLGALLNTTVREWPNFSRLGVCAVPQSVFEEIQYYASGRAPEVEQEKTAREFLRFSPESLWQVTTAQGEHPGLMPLLGQEMSRQARMKLAIAQCAYGLAEEQLEKLIILVSDSPAMRQRCFSLNVRNLCAITSVELRQWSRSHQRPLAVVQRLQMMIRAESELLQPLASPKSRAAIAHSVAHGASHHAPVHASHGTTRSYGSSAVASRAHPSPTRSRVRVTEVKSMQPDSLSQIVSLLLSLLGVAVAVGVGWRMLSPASFQEFWQRSPAQSRELPHRHASLGLPAVADLGMLHGFGEEGLEG, encoded by the coding sequence ATGTTAGCCCCCCCGTCAGTCCTGTTTGTGTTTGACCTTGGCGCGCTGCTCAATACGACGGTGCGAGAGTGGCCGAATTTCTCGCGTCTGGGCGTGTGCGCCGTGCCCCAATCGGTGTTTGAAGAAATCCAGTACTACGCGTCTGGCCGCGCTCCGGAGGTTGAGCAGGAAAAAACAGCGCGAGAATTTTTGCGCTTTTCTCCTGAGAGTCTTTGGCAAGTGACAACGGCCCAGGGTGAGCACCCCGGCCTGATGCCGCTGCTGGGGCAGGAAATGAGTCGGCAGGCGCGCATGAAGCTGGCGATCGCCCAGTGTGCCTACGGCCTGGCCGAGGAGCAGCTAGAGAAGCTGATTATTTTGGTATCCGATAGTCCAGCCATGCGCCAGCGCTGCTTTTCGCTGAATGTGCGCAATCTGTGCGCCATTACCAGTGTGGAGCTGCGTCAGTGGAGCCGCTCTCACCAGCGCCCCTTGGCGGTGGTCCAGCGGCTCCAGATGATGATTCGGGCCGAGAGCGAGCTGCTGCAACCCTTGGCCTCTCCCAAGAGCCGAGCTGCGATCGCCCATTCTGTTGCCCATGGTGCCTCCCATCATGCCCCTGTGCACGCCTCCCATGGCACCACCCGGAGCTATGGCTCCTCGGCGGTAGCGTCTCGCGCCCATCCCTCGCCGACCCGTTCTCGAGTCCGCGTGACCGAGGTGAAGTCGATGCAGCCCGATAGCCTATCCCAGATCGTGTCGCTGCTGCTGTCGCTGCTGGGCGTGGCGGTAGCGGTGGGGGTGGGCTGGCGAATGCTGTCTCCGGCGAGCTTCCAGGAGTTTTGGCAGCGATCGCCCGCCCAGTCCCGAGAGCTGCCGCACAGGCACGCCTCACTGGGGCTGCCAGCCGTCGCGGATCTTGGGATGCTCCACGGGTTTGGGGAAGAGGGTCTGGAGGGTTGA
- a CDS encoding family 10 glycosylhydrolase: MNRFLIGVGRSPVAWFALSLLGAIAAPPALAQSQFADLSGHWGQACISQLAQKNILSGYPDGTFKPNATVTRAEFAAMVRRAFPNAANTRSASAFSDVGRSYWAHDAIQSAYRTTFLSGYPGNRFNPSQQIPRVQVLVSLASGLKATPSQPASAILGQALEDQASIPSYAVGAIAGALEKGWVVNYPNARRLNPNQPASRGEVAAFLCQALAGQSVPAALVPPQYIAKATSSVPNQDRAEIRGVWLTNIDSDVLFSRDRLRAALAELDRLNFNTVYPTVWNWGYTLYPSKVAESVTGQKLDPEPGLQGRDMLAEVVKEGRDRGLTVLPWFEFGFMAPADSQLAQRRSEWLTQRRDGSKIWMEGTHERVWLNPFRPEVQDFIIDLVVEIVRDYDVDGIQFDDHLGLPADLGYDPYTVALYKAEHQGQSPPSNPQDPEWVRWRAGKITEFMGRLFAAIKAEKPDAIVALSPNPQEFAYTSFLQDWQTWERRGYVEELMIQVYRNDLDRFQAEISRPEVQAARRHIPVGIGILSGLKGRNVPSSQIRAQVEAARQAGMTGVSFFFYETLWNLTEEPKGDRQSTLQTLFPKPVEHPKIRDGWQPQ; the protein is encoded by the coding sequence ATGAATCGTTTCTTGATCGGGGTCGGGCGATCGCCTGTTGCCTGGTTCGCGCTTTCACTGCTCGGGGCGATCGCCGCTCCCCCAGCCCTCGCCCAGTCTCAGTTTGCCGATCTGTCGGGCCACTGGGGTCAGGCCTGCATCAGCCAGCTTGCCCAGAAAAACATCCTCAGCGGCTATCCCGACGGCACCTTCAAGCCCAACGCGACCGTCACGCGGGCTGAGTTTGCGGCTATGGTGCGCCGCGCCTTTCCCAATGCGGCCAACACCCGCAGCGCCTCCGCCTTTAGCGATGTTGGCCGCAGCTACTGGGCCCACGACGCCATCCAGTCCGCCTACCGCACCACCTTTTTGTCAGGTTATCCAGGCAATCGCTTCAATCCCAGTCAGCAGATTCCTCGGGTGCAGGTTTTAGTTTCCCTGGCCAGCGGTCTCAAGGCTACGCCGAGCCAGCCTGCTAGCGCGATTTTGGGTCAGGCTCTCGAGGATCAGGCCAGCATCCCCAGCTACGCGGTGGGGGCGATCGCCGGCGCTCTCGAAAAAGGCTGGGTGGTCAACTATCCCAATGCCCGCCGCCTCAATCCCAATCAGCCCGCCAGTCGGGGCGAAGTGGCTGCCTTCCTGTGTCAGGCTCTGGCCGGTCAGAGCGTGCCCGCGGCCCTGGTCCCGCCGCAGTACATCGCCAAAGCCACCAGCAGCGTGCCCAACCAGGATCGGGCCGAAATTCGCGGCGTTTGGCTGACCAATATCGACAGTGATGTCTTGTTTAGCCGCGATCGCCTGCGCGCGGCCCTGGCAGAGCTCGATCGCCTAAACTTCAACACCGTCTATCCCACCGTCTGGAACTGGGGCTACACCCTCTATCCCAGCAAGGTGGCCGAAAGCGTCACTGGCCAGAAGCTAGACCCCGAGCCCGGACTACAGGGCCGAGACATGCTGGCTGAAGTGGTCAAAGAAGGGCGCGATCGCGGCTTGACCGTCCTGCCCTGGTTCGAGTTTGGCTTCATGGCTCCCGCCGATTCCCAGCTTGCCCAGCGCCGGAGCGAGTGGCTGACCCAGCGCCGCGACGGCAGCAAAATCTGGATGGAAGGCACCCACGAGCGGGTCTGGCTGAATCCCTTCCGGCCCGAAGTTCAGGACTTCATCATTGATTTGGTGGTCGAGATTGTCCGGGACTACGACGTCGACGGCATCCAGTTTGACGACCATCTGGGTCTGCCCGCAGATCTCGGCTACGACCCCTACACCGTCGCCCTCTACAAAGCAGAGCATCAGGGCCAGTCCCCCCCGAGCAATCCCCAAGACCCCGAGTGGGTGCGCTGGCGAGCCGGCAAAATCACCGAGTTTATGGGCCGCCTTTTTGCCGCCATCAAAGCGGAAAAGCCAGACGCCATCGTCGCCCTCTCGCCCAATCCCCAGGAATTTGCCTACACTAGCTTCTTGCAGGACTGGCAAACCTGGGAACGGCGGGGCTATGTCGAAGAGCTGATGATCCAGGTTTACCGCAACGACCTCGATCGCTTCCAGGCAGAAATCTCTCGGCCCGAAGTCCAGGCAGCCCGCCGCCATATTCCGGTGGGAATCGGTATCCTGAGCGGCCTCAAGGGACGCAACGTGCCCAGCAGCCAGATTCGCGCTCAGGTCGAAGCGGCCCGCCAAGCCGGAATGACGGGAGTGTCATTTTTCTTCTATGAGACGCTGTGGAACCTCACCGAGGAGCCGAAGGGCGATCGCCAATCAACCCTCCAGACCCTCTTCCCCAAACCCGTGGAGCATCCCAAGATCCGCGACGGCTGGCAGCCCCAGTGA